In Gadus chalcogrammus isolate NIFS_2021 chromosome 1, NIFS_Gcha_1.0, whole genome shotgun sequence, the sequence CTAACCAATCACTCAAATTCATAGTGTCTTACAAAACCAATGGGAAACACTAGATTTATGTTTGTCTTAACTTCCTCTGTAATGGAGCCCTGAAATGTATCTCTGCCCAAAGCTTCGGTGCCTGTGTCCGAGTTAATTGGATTAGAGAAGGGCCAAGTCGAGATACTGCCTCGCAAATCAGTTGAAGACACCGACAAGGACTTTACAGGTATGTTGGAAGGAAGATAAAGTTAAAGACGGATCCATGGCTTGCATACAACCCTGCCTCAACCAATAAAGCCCCATTCCACATCTGTCTGTCAGAGTCTACCTGTCACCTCGCTTGTCTTTTAGTTTTCTACGTGAAACGCAGCAGCAGTGGTGGCTCTTATGGGTTACTATGGCAATTTGGACGGATCCAGTTCAGCTGCGCAAGTCGGGCCCTCAGGGACCAGTGGACCAGCCACCTTAGAGCAGCCCTTAAAACTCACAGTAAGAACACGTACAGTACAGCAATCAAACCTAGTAGTTTATGGACTGTACATACATCTCTGAATTATTATCGATGTATCGACATATGATCTTTAAGTTGGCGAACTATATGGTGCTATTGGGTAAGCTACTTACCCGTTGGTCATCTATCAGGCCCCTCACGGCCCCACAGGTTGTTGGTTTTCATTAACCCGTATGGAGGTAAGAAGAAAGGAAGACACATCTACCACTCTCTGGTCGCCCCTCTCTTTGAGCTGGCTGGCATCACCTCTCATGTAATCGGTAAGACCAGCTATTGTTTACGACATTagcaatgcacacacagaaccctTTTTCTGTACAAAAGTATAAGTGTCAAATTAAATAGGTGGAATCTTGTCATCCATTCAATCTTATGATCACCAGTGTTTGTACTTTTCTTTGACATCATTTTGCTGTTGTTCTTAGTGACTGAGCGGGCTAACCAGGCGAGGGACCACCTTTTGAAGAAAGACCTGTCAGGCTTCGATGGGTGAGCTCCTCCATGTCGATGACACGTGCCCATGTAACCACTGTGCTACGAGAGGATTACAGCAGCTAAGCTCGATGGGAGATGGTTTCATGACAGAGGCCTTTGTGTTTGTTCACaacagtgtggtgtgtgtgggtggagatgGAATGTTCAGCGAAATAATGCACGGCATGATTGGCCGAACCCAACAGGAGGCGGGCCTCTCTGAGAATGATCTCAATGTGACGCTACAGCCCTGTCACCTACATATTGGCATCATCCCTGCTGGTAAGGCATATAAAGGACTTGTTAACCCGGAAAATGGCAATTCAGGATGTATCTAAAGGTTCCTGATGTTATATTTTGTGGAACCAACAGGTTCGACAGACTGTGTCTGTTTCGCCACCGTCGGGGTGAATGATCCTGTTACTTCTGCTTTGCATATTATCATCGGTGAGGGAGTTTATACTCGTCAACTCTTCTGGTTTACAAATAATAACACAACTGCCATTCAAAACCATTGGTCAGCAGCAAAGTGACATCTTTTCATAAATGTTGTTATAATTAACATTTCTGAATCATTTGTTTGACGTTGTTTAATGTCCAACACATTTCGTCCTCCTCATCCCCAAATTTCCCATCTGGAATTAAAATATCATATCTCCATATCCCTTGCAGGAGATTCTCAGCCTCTGGATGTGTGTTCGGCCCACCACCCAACGGAGCCGGTGCGttactctgtgtctctgttgggGTACGGTTTCTATGGGGACGTCCtggcagagagcgagaggcatCGCTGGATGGGCCCCCTCAGATATGACTTCTCAGGTGCGGCACACGCATCAAAGAAGCCAAGAAGCCAATGCAACGATGAAATGATACATATGGAGTCAGAGACAGCGAGAAGAATCTCCCCAGTCCAGAGTTAACAAAATGCATAGTGCAAAAACCTACTGCGATAATAAATGTAGAGCCAtgatatgttatttatttactgATTAAGTGTACATTATAGCCTCCACAACACCGCATCGGTCAACATGCTATTTCTTTTGTAAAAGCTCTTCCTTCCCCGGCCTTCCACAGGTGCCATGGTTTACCTGAGCAGTCGCAGCTATGCAGGCGTAGTTCATTATCTACCAGCCGACCCCCTGCTTTCAAGCCCCCGGGACAACACACGCTGCCTATCAGGGTAAACCAATCGACACTGAAGTGGTTCGAGATAGCGCTTGTTtatggaggttagggttaggatcaGCCAATGTAAAGGTTATCATAGTTCAGTTCAACTCTGCTGATGTCTCAATGCTACACTTAACAACAGCCTTATGACAATGTGTACACTCACTGCACATGTCACCGTGAGAACCGGTCCTTTTTTGCCTCAGGGAACCCTAATCAGTGCATCCAGTTTAGGATTTGCTACAAGGTAAAAGGCCAATCCCCTTCGGTGAACCTAGTAAACCAAGACCAGGTCTAATATTGCTGGCGGTGGCGTACGATTGCACAAATCAGATCAGACAATGCCTCAAACAAAAAGCCTTTCACCTAGTTTTTGAACAATGAAGGCAACTGTGTCTGGAATTTGTTTTTATCATTTCTGCAACGCTACCGACTTCCCTGGTAACACTGTAGCTATGCCACCCGCCCCAGACACTTGGTCGTGTTGGGTGAACCTCGAGGAGCATAGGAGCCATGGCAACACGAGAGGGGGGAACTTGATCTTAGAGAAAGACGACACCAGGTGTCCCGCCGTTGTCTGAGGGCTCTGTAGCAACCTCTGCCGTTGTCACCAGTTAGTCAAGGTCAATTTTTTTTAGGTAGCTGGTACAATATTGGGCTACATTGTAATGTatcatgtctttgtgtgtgtgtggcgggggggggggtttaggtgCAGTGTGTGCTCCAAAAGCACGGAAAGACTGTTCCCCCACTCTACAGTCTCGGAGTCGGTGCACAGTTTCCAGTGCAGCCAATACAGAAGTGACCGTAGTGAAGGTAATGTGCAACTCccgccccccccaaaaccacaatattaacaacaataatcaatgcaATTGTGTGTAAAATCAAACCTTATTACTTAtcctaatgtgtttgtgtgtgtgggatgtcgTCCAGCTGGGTGGGTCAGCGTGGCGGGCAGGTTCAGGTGTGTGTCCTTCACTTGCATGTCCAGCTCCTGTCCCAGGAGCCCTCTGGGCCTGTCCCCCTCCGCCCACCTGGCCGACGGGACCGGGGACCTCATCCTGGTGCGGGAGAGCCACCCGCTGGGCTTCCTCAAGTTCCTCCACAGGCACACCAGCAGCGAGGACCAGGTAGGCCCCCTGAATATTTGATAAGGCCTGGCGGGTTGAATTTAGGGGGGCAGGATCGTCTAGTAGTGGTGAGAGGGTTGGACTCCCAAACCCAAAGGTTCAGGGTTCAACTCACAGCGTCCACAGTACCTGTATGCATTCTTGATCGCATACATCAGAGCCTTTCTAATATGAAATCGAATTTTAAGGctttaaaatgttgctgttgAACAACCATACCAGAATAGTGTTTAAAGTTAAGTATTTTAGTATATGGGGAGTGTCAAAGCCTTATTATTTCGGCAAGGTCTAGAGCCCGATACATACATGTCACTTTGAATGCCCTTTGGCTACAGGTGACACATTTCCCCTTCCAAAGAGGGGCTGACATGGTTTTGCATTCCTCACAGTTTGACCTGCCCTTTGTGGAGGTGCACCGCGTGAAGGCGTttcgtttctctctccctcccgggGAAGAAGAAGACAGTTTGGAGGACATGGAGAGTGAGGCGGCAAGGGAGCGAGAGAACCAAGAGAGTCCACAGTGCGGGATGGACAGTGAGACCAAGAGCAGGACCGGGTCCGAGCAGCAGCTCACCGATAGGGCGAAGGTTGGGTACAAGCCGAGGGGCGATTGGAGCCGCGAGAAGTCCCTCTTCTGTGGCCCTTGCTGCACCGAGGCCCCCGCTGTCTCCGTGTGGAACTGTGACGGGGAAATCCTGCCTTTCTCGGAGATCCAGGGCAGGTGAGGGGGCATTTACACAAGTGTTGTGCTGTGTGGTGTGGCTGGAGGAGATTTAGGGATGGTTTGTAGGGTAACCAAAGATGTGTTCTGTAGGTCCTCTACCACCATCTGCCCTAGAGATACATGGCCTACTGCATCCTCACAGTTTTCAGGCCATCTCAGATATTCATGCGTAGTGATAAATGCATAGTGATTATGTTTGGGTTACTTTTGCATTGAGCCATCATATATCTTCAATATTATTCAATTAACATTTTAAAGCAGCCATCACTGTAAGCAAAGGTGAATTTGTGATTGGCATTTGacattttttggtttattttatgGATTATCTGAGAAAAATTATAGAAATCCTAATGATTGTAGTAAAATTTGTAAATTGCAGACCTACACagcagggtttgtgtgtgtgtgtgtgtgtgtttgactcatTCCCATTcattctacccccccccccccaccccccctaggGTTCACGGTCAGTTGGTCCATCTATATGCAAGAGGCATCGAGGACAAGGCTGCCTGTGTgggctgaagagagagagagagagaagaaagagagaaatggagTTATGTTATGTTCTCACAGATAATGGATTTTTAAGTTACCAAAGTGCAACCACAATATAAGCTGATGAAAAGATGAAGGTTGTGTTTGTAATATAAAGAGGAACAGGATTGAAGTTATTAAAACGACAGATTTCAGGGCAAGGCAGTCTGCTTAGACCAAGGAACTCCTCATATTTCACTCACACTTCAATGATTTCTATTTTGTTGCAATATTCTGTAAGATAATTTATTCATATTGCATTTTGCTTGATATATTATGGGGCTCCATGGCTCTAAATAAAACACTTCAATATGCTTTATACATTAAATGTCACCAAAGACATTTAAGTGTAAATATACCTCAAACTCTCTTACTATAGTcactttcatttttttaaatattattttcaaCCAGGACTAATGCATAAGGAAGGAGCAAAGTAATATTTGCAGAACCAACCATAAAAGCCTTCATTTGTCCTTTGTGATGTTCACCCTGTTAACTGTAAACAGTAGTCTGCCGATTAAAACCACCAATCACAGCTTCTTCGACAGCAAACAGCACAAACTGAAGTAGAGCCTGCAGGTGCTCTGTGCAGTAGGAAGTAAAAGGCAACAGGGAGAACTTTGCAGTCAAAAACGGATCAAATAACGCACACTGAATAAACCTTTATTCTTTTTATTTACAACTTAAAATTATGCCACTTCAAAAATCAGGGATTATCAGTCAGCAGTAAATCTTATTTCCacatacgtttttttttaaatgcctgGATCAGGAAAGCGGGGAGTGCAATTTTTCTTTCTACagtgaaaacaaataaatcacaCAACAGTACCAGCAGTGAATGACTGTCGGAGGAAGTGGCCGCGGTTATAGACATGCGCTGTGGGGCTTCACCCACTTGTAGGTTCCCCCATAGCGGAACCCCACACTCTGCACCAGGGAGTCCGCCTCCGCCGGGCCGCGGCTGCCGTGACAACCAGGAGAGgataagagagagggggggggtggaggtgatcaGTAATTACAATCCAATCGATACAGTTTGTTTCCCTGTTAGCACATTTTTGTAGATGCACAGAGACTAAAGACAATTTACCTGGGCAGCATGCGGGTTAAAGCTTTCAAACTTTGCACACTAGCAGCCTCTCATGGCTGAATGGCTTTCTGCCgccaattttatttattttacttctaaaacaaaacaccaaatTTGTTCTCAATTTTACTGAGTTGGGGTGTCACATCCTGTCATTGTAATTTCCTGCCATTTGCCGGCATTTGATTAGGGGGCATGGTTCCCTTGGTCGAATGAGTCAGGGGTGCCCTCCCCCTGACTAGCTAACTCATTGGTACATTCTCATTCATAATCCTGGAATCATTGTAATGCATATGAGCTGGACAGAGGGGGTTGAGGTTTAGTTGGGTTATTCGTTATTGTATTATACTGTAAAGTGTTACTGATTCTACATTGTGAAATGTCTATGAAACAAATGTGCAATAAACATATGAACataatatatcaaataatataataaaaataattcagtaatttgtttatttttagatACATTTAAATTTTCATTTCGAAACTCATTTCGAGACATGTAAGTAACCTACATACATGTCAGTATGTATATATAACCTAGTTATTAAGTAAAAAAACGAGAATGTGTTGAGACCCCGTGCTACGTGTCTTTACCTTCCATAGGTGTAGGGGACGGGTGGGATCTTCTGGCTCTCGATGTGGTGCAGCAGTGGGGTAAAGATCCGCCATGCCTCCCGCAACTCATCACTGTCACAGGAAGTTGATATGTACCCAC encodes:
- the zgc:158263 gene encoding ceramide kinase family protein; amino-acid sequence: MEIDLRLESSLWVGKKRYKAVLTGWHFQWTEVDKNNREKKTTSVPVSELIGLEKGQVEILPRKSVEDTDKDFTVFYVKRSSSGGSYGLLWQFGRIQFSCASRALRDQWTSHLRAALKTHSPSRPHRLLVFINPYGGKKKGRHIYHSLVAPLFELAGITSHVIVTERANQARDHLLKKDLSGFDGVVCVGGDGMFSEIMHGMIGRTQQEAGLSENDLNVTLQPCHLHIGIIPAGSTDCVCFATVGVNDPVTSALHIIIGDSQPLDVCSAHHPTEPVRYSVSLLGYGFYGDVLAESERHRWMGPLRYDFSGAMVYLSSRSYAGVVHYLPADPLLSSPRDNTRCLSGCSVCSKSTERLFPHSTVSESVHSFQCSQYRSDRSEAGWVSVAGRFRCVSFTCMSSSCPRSPLGLSPSAHLADGTGDLILVRESHPLGFLKFLHRHTSSEDQFDLPFVEVHRVKAFRFSLPPGEEEDSLEDMESEAARERENQESPQCGMDSETKSRTGSEQQLTDRAKVGYKPRGDWSREKSLFCGPCCTEAPAVSVWNCDGEILPFSEIQGRVHGQLVHLYARGIEDKAACVG